A section of the Chloroflexota bacterium genome encodes:
- the pdxS gene encoding pyridoxal 5'-phosphate synthase lyase subunit PdxS has product MTNGTEGTWGVKTGLAQMLKGGVIMDVVTAEHAKIAEDAGACAVMALERVPSDIRSDGGVARMSDPEMVLSIMEAVSIPVMAKCRIGHFAEARILEAVGIDYIDESEVLTPADESHHVWKHDFKAPFVCGCRDLGEALRRIGEGAAMIRTKGEAGTGNVVEAVRHIRAVTDHIRKLQNMPDDELPAEAKTLGASLDLVIEVKRLGRLPVVNFAAGGVATPADAALMMWLGCDGVFVGSGIFKSEDPARRAKSVVQAVTHYQDWDVVAEVSKGLGAPMPGIDVRMLKPEELLAVRGW; this is encoded by the coding sequence ATGACCAACGGGACCGAGGGCACCTGGGGAGTCAAGACCGGCCTGGCGCAGATGCTGAAGGGCGGCGTCATCATGGACGTCGTCACGGCCGAGCATGCGAAGATTGCCGAGGACGCCGGGGCCTGCGCCGTCATGGCGCTGGAGCGCGTCCCGTCCGACATCCGCTCCGACGGCGGCGTCGCGCGCATGTCCGACCCGGAGATGGTGCTCTCCATCATGGAGGCCGTCAGCATCCCGGTGATGGCCAAGTGCCGCATCGGCCACTTTGCCGAGGCGCGCATCCTGGAGGCCGTCGGCATCGACTACATCGACGAGTCCGAGGTGCTGACGCCGGCGGACGAGAGCCACCACGTCTGGAAGCACGACTTCAAGGCGCCCTTCGTCTGCGGCTGCCGCGACCTTGGCGAGGCGCTGCGGCGCATCGGCGAGGGCGCGGCGATGATCCGCACCAAGGGCGAGGCCGGCACGGGCAACGTGGTGGAGGCCGTGCGGCACATTCGCGCCGTCACAGACCACATCCGCAAGCTACAGAACATGCCGGACGACGAGCTGCCTGCCGAGGCGAAGACCCTGGGCGCGTCGCTGGACCTGGTCATCGAGGTCAAGCGGCTGGGGCGGCTGCCCGTGGTGAACTTCGCCGCCGGGGGCGTCGCGACGCCGGCCGACGCCGCGCTGATGATGTGGCTCGGTTGCGACGGGGTGTTCGTCGGCTCAGGCATCTTCAAGTCGGAAGACCCGGCCCGCCGCGCCAAGTCCGTGGTGCAGGCCGTGACCCACTACCAGGACTGGGACGTGGTGGCGGAGGTCTCCAAGGGCCTCGGCGCCCCGATGCCCGGCATCGACGTTCGCATGCTCAAACCGGAGGAGCTGCTGGCTGTCCGCGGCTGGTAG
- the pdxT gene encoding pyridoxal 5'-phosphate synthase glutaminase subunit PdxT: MDSHTLERAAPDVRTGVLALQGDFLEHEISLRRLGAEPIEVRLPRDLDGVDALIIPGGESTTMVHLLDLHGLREPVQRRAREGMPVWGTCAGMILLASALVEERPEPLGLMDITVQRNAYGRQLQSFETELAVTYLGEEPIPAVFIRAPAIVSMGEGVETLASLPDGMPVAVRQSNVLATSFHPELTTDTRFHRHFLDMAALALGSAGSR; this comes from the coding sequence ATGGACTCGCACACCCTCGAGCGGGCGGCTCCCGACGTCCGTACAGGCGTCCTCGCGCTGCAGGGCGACTTCCTGGAGCACGAGATCTCCCTGCGCCGTCTTGGCGCCGAGCCTATCGAGGTGCGACTTCCCCGCGACCTGGATGGCGTCGACGCGCTCATCATCCCCGGCGGCGAGAGCACCACGATGGTCCACCTGCTCGACCTGCATGGTCTGCGGGAGCCGGTGCAGCGCCGCGCCCGCGAGGGGATGCCCGTGTGGGGCACCTGCGCGGGCATGATCCTGCTGGCGAGCGCGCTGGTGGAGGAGCGGCCAGAACCTCTCGGGCTGATGGACATCACCGTCCAACGGAATGCCTACGGGCGGCAGCTGCAGAGCTTCGAGACGGAGCTGGCTGTGACCTACCTCGGCGAGGAGCCAATCCCCGCCGTCTTCATCCGCGCGCCGGCCATTGTCTCGATGGGGGAGGGCGTGGAGACGCTGGCGTCGCTGCCGGATGGCATGCCCGTCGCGGTGCGGCAGAGCAACGTGCTGGCGACGTCGTTCCACCCGGAGCTGACGACGGACACACGGTTTCACCGGCACTTTCTGGATATGGCCGCCCTTGCGCTGGGGAGCGCGGGCAGCAGGTGA
- a CDS encoding AAA family ATPase gives MAPVAQKVVVDDLESLLQVLPRRVRRWLQELEPLDGLLEIILDLGRPPQARFFDREEALGQQDTTEEDINSVVSQLSPFGGDNRAGIERTLHRIAGMRNRNGKVIGLTLRVGRAVFGTSKIIEDLVLSGKSILMLGRPGVGKTTMLREVARVLADHAHKRVVIVDTSNEIAGDGDVPHPGIGKARRMQVAAPSEQHSVMIEAVENHMPEVIVIDEMGTEAEAAAARTIAERGVQLVATAHGNSLDNLLMNPTLADLVGGVQTVTLGDEEARRRGTRKSVLERKAPPSFDAMVEIQTWDRVAVHEEIASTVDTLLRGFPVSPEQRRLNAAGVVEHGVGEPQYLPSAGRPQQFGGFGRGGGGMRRSEPPPSRPSAFTPPARTVGVGPSRPVNDGPSRLARDGRPLRETAAEIVGKSTRVFSYGVNRDRLLETARTLGIGAEVTATVQDADMVLTTKVHYRKRGESLQYAQEKGLPIYVLRKNSQVQMEQFLKSLSAGWGGDGRQRIAEAMEETEEAVVQVIDGGPSVELAPQSSYVRRLQHQLAERYNLGSASLGREPQRRVVIFHP, from the coding sequence GTGGCTCCCGTTGCGCAAAAGGTGGTGGTGGATGACCTGGAGTCCCTGCTGCAGGTGTTGCCCCGTCGCGTCCGTCGCTGGCTGCAGGAACTGGAGCCCCTGGACGGCCTGCTGGAGATCATCCTGGACCTGGGGAGGCCGCCACAGGCCCGCTTCTTCGACCGGGAAGAGGCGCTGGGGCAGCAGGACACGACCGAGGAGGACATCAACAGCGTCGTGTCGCAGCTCAGCCCCTTCGGCGGGGACAACCGCGCCGGCATCGAGCGGACGCTGCACCGCATCGCGGGGATGCGAAACCGCAATGGCAAGGTGATTGGGCTGACGCTCCGCGTGGGCCGGGCGGTTTTCGGGACGAGCAAGATCATCGAGGACCTGGTGCTGTCCGGCAAGAGCATCCTGATGCTCGGCAGACCGGGTGTGGGGAAGACGACGATGCTGCGGGAGGTTGCCCGGGTGCTGGCGGACCACGCCCACAAGCGCGTCGTCATCGTCGACACGTCCAACGAGATCGCGGGTGACGGCGACGTACCGCACCCGGGTATCGGCAAGGCGCGGCGCATGCAGGTTGCGGCGCCGTCCGAGCAGCACTCCGTCATGATCGAGGCGGTGGAGAACCACATGCCTGAGGTCATCGTCATCGACGAAATGGGCACTGAGGCTGAGGCCGCCGCGGCGCGCACCATCGCGGAGCGCGGCGTGCAGCTCGTCGCGACGGCGCACGGCAACAGCCTGGACAACCTGTTGATGAACCCGACGCTGGCGGACCTGGTCGGCGGGGTGCAGACGGTCACCCTCGGCGACGAGGAGGCGCGGCGGCGCGGGACGCGGAAGAGCGTGCTGGAGCGCAAGGCGCCGCCGTCCTTCGACGCGATGGTGGAGATCCAGACCTGGGACCGCGTCGCCGTGCACGAGGAGATCGCGAGCACCGTCGACACGCTGCTGCGCGGCTTCCCGGTGTCGCCGGAGCAACGCCGGCTGAACGCGGCCGGTGTTGTCGAGCACGGCGTCGGCGAGCCCCAATACCTGCCCTCGGCGGGCAGGCCGCAGCAGTTCGGTGGATTCGGCCGCGGCGGGGGCGGGATGAGGCGGTCGGAGCCGCCGCCGTCGCGCCCGTCGGCCTTCACGCCGCCAGCGCGGACCGTCGGTGTCGGGCCCTCGCGGCCGGTGAACGACGGCCCATCGCGCCTGGCACGGGACGGGCGGCCCCTGCGGGAGACTGCGGCGGAGATCGTCGGCAAGAGCACCAGGGTCTTCTCCTACGGCGTGAACCGCGACCGGCTGTTGGAAACGGCGCGCACGCTGGGCATCGGCGCCGAGGTGACCGCCACGGTGCAGGACGCCGACATGGTGCTGACCACCAAGGTGCACTACCGCAAGCGCGGCGAGTCGCTGCAGTACGCGCAGGAGAAGGGACTGCCCATCTACGTGCTGCGCAAGAACTCGCAGGTGCAGATGGAGCAGTTCCTGAAGTCGCTGAGCGCGGGCTGGGGCGGCGACGGCCGCCAGCGCATCGCGGAGGCGATGGAGGAGACGGAGGAGGCCGTGGTGCAGGTGATCGACGGCGGGCCGTCGGTGGAGCTGGCGCCGCAGTCGTCATACGTCCGGCGGCTGCAGCACCAGCTAGCCGAGCGCTACAACCTCGGCTCCGCCAGCCTGGGCCGCGAGCCGCAGCGCCGCGTCGTCATCTTCCACCCGTAG
- the tmk gene encoding dTMP kinase, with translation MPQPLLITFEGGEATGKSTQVRQLSASLRDAGHKVVTVAEPGGTELGARLRRLVKFGQMPIGPRAEALLFVAARAQLVEEVMAPALADGAVVVSDRFGDSTLAYQGYGRGLDVEELRGLNAAATGGLQPDLTVLLDLPVDLALMRRQPRGGDRFEAGLAKADAADVAFHLRVREGFLTLAAQEPERWLVVNATLPRREVARVVRERVSGMLAE, from the coding sequence ATGCCCCAACCACTCTTGATCACGTTTGAAGGCGGAGAAGCCACAGGCAAGTCCACGCAAGTGCGGCAGCTCTCAGCCTCACTGCGCGACGCCGGCCACAAGGTCGTCACGGTCGCCGAGCCCGGCGGCACCGAGCTAGGCGCGCGGCTGCGAAGGTTGGTGAAGTTCGGGCAAATGCCCATCGGCCCGCGGGCCGAGGCGCTGCTCTTCGTCGCGGCGCGGGCGCAGCTCGTCGAGGAGGTCATGGCCCCCGCGCTGGCGGACGGCGCCGTCGTCGTCTCCGACCGCTTCGGCGACTCGACGCTCGCGTACCAGGGCTACGGCCGCGGGCTCGACGTCGAGGAGCTGCGCGGACTGAACGCGGCGGCGACGGGCGGGCTGCAGCCGGACCTGACCGTGCTGCTGGACCTGCCGGTTGACCTCGCCCTCATGCGCCGCCAGCCTCGCGGCGGCGACAGGTTCGAGGCGGGTCTGGCGAAGGCGGACGCGGCTGATGTAGCTTTCCACCTGCGCGTCCGGGAGGGGTTCCTGACGCTGGCGGCGCAGGAACCGGAGCGGTGGCTCGTCGTCAACGCGACGCTGCCCCGGCGCGAGGTGGCGCGGGTCGTGCGCGAGCGGGTGTCGGGGATGTTAGCGGAGTAG
- a CDS encoding hemolysin family protein, whose translation MPQGSLAIYIVLLVIALAFSALFSSSEAILLSVQRVRLQYMVRSRVPGARVVARLVENPQRFLPTILLANNLTNTAAAALGTAVAVQLIDSEGLAVATATAVVTALLLVFGETIPKAVGVRHAESLSLIVAPPVTLLGRVLLPIVIVLNAIVDLALKPFGGTTGRTGMTEGELRAMISQGRESGAVASREARIMERVLRFAEHQVREVMVPRNEVVMVEKGAEMGEFLSLLGRRPRSHYPVYSSSPENVVGVLDASDVLRGLALHHIGLGGDVTVLARSAVFVPDTKLASELLEEMQEADDTAAIAVDEFGVIVGLVTIVKLGEEVMGALEFTGDIEDEEEEVEALDEVTFAVDGALRLHELTERMGLALPEGDYETVAGFLLERIGNIPSEGQQYRYGNVSFTITEMDGLRVEKVRIHYITPFGAEEPQSAGDL comes from the coding sequence ATGCCGCAAGGCAGCTTGGCGATCTACATCGTTCTCCTCGTCATTGCCCTGGCCTTCTCTGCGCTCTTTTCCTCCTCTGAGGCCATTCTCCTGTCCGTGCAGCGTGTGCGGTTGCAGTACATGGTCCGCAGCCGGGTGCCGGGCGCCCGCGTGGTGGCGCGGCTGGTCGAGAACCCGCAGCGGTTCCTGCCCACCATCCTCCTCGCCAACAACCTGACGAACACCGCCGCGGCCGCGCTGGGCACAGCCGTCGCGGTGCAGCTCATCGACTCCGAGGGGCTGGCGGTGGCGACCGCGACGGCCGTGGTCACGGCACTGCTGCTGGTCTTTGGGGAGACTATTCCCAAGGCCGTCGGCGTACGGCACGCGGAATCGTTGTCGCTGATAGTGGCGCCGCCCGTCACCCTGCTTGGCCGCGTACTGCTCCCCATTGTGATTGTCCTGAACGCGATTGTGGACCTGGCGCTCAAGCCCTTCGGCGGGACGACGGGGCGCACAGGCATGACGGAGGGCGAGCTGCGCGCCATGATCTCGCAGGGGCGGGAGTCGGGCGCCGTCGCCTCCCGCGAGGCGCGCATCATGGAGCGGGTCCTGCGTTTCGCCGAACACCAGGTCCGGGAGGTCATGGTGCCCCGGAACGAGGTGGTGATGGTGGAAAAGGGAGCGGAGATGGGCGAGTTCCTCTCGCTTCTGGGACGCAGGCCGCGCAGCCACTATCCAGTGTACTCCAGCAGCCCGGAGAACGTCGTGGGGGTGCTGGACGCCAGCGACGTCCTGCGCGGCCTCGCGCTGCACCACATCGGCCTCGGCGGAGACGTGACCGTTCTGGCCCGCTCTGCGGTCTTCGTGCCCGACACCAAGCTCGCGTCGGAACTGCTCGAGGAGATGCAGGAGGCCGACGACACGGCGGCCATCGCGGTGGACGAATTCGGCGTCATCGTGGGCCTGGTCACCATCGTCAAGCTGGGTGAAGAGGTGATGGGGGCGCTGGAGTTCACCGGGGACATCGAGGATGAAGAGGAAGAGGTGGAAGCGCTGGACGAGGTCACCTTTGCCGTCGACGGCGCGCTGCGTCTCCACGAGCTGACGGAGCGCATGGGCCTCGCCCTGCCGGAGGGCGACTACGAAACGGTGGCCGGCTTCCTGCTGGAGCGCATCGGCAATATCCCGTCGGAGGGGCAGCAGTACCGGTACGGCAACGTGAGCTTCACCATTACGGAGATGGACGGGCTGCGGGTGGAAAAGGTGCGCATCCACTACATCACGCCCTTTGGCGCGGAGGAGCCTCAGTCCGCGGGAGACCTCTAA
- the tilS gene encoding tRNA lysidine(34) synthetase TilS, translating to MATLPQAVARQAAAAGLTGARLVAAVSGGPDSLALLHALHCITDFHRLSLHVAHVDHGLRPSSGRDADFVREHAEALGLPCTVVAVDVPRRRDGSFSEAAARDARYGALAGIAERDGAAAIATGHTLDDQAETVLLHAVRGAGLAGLRAMAALSDAPVKGANARVFRPLLGIRRGDTVAYCRELGLSPVLDESNDDTRIPRNLLRVEVVPLLERLNPRAVEALARMAENAGGALDFLDAALDAEWPALASTVDGVVALGRERLRSLHPALQALAVRRAYEAAGGASGSLDAVNVEAALRLASGPAGREATLPGGVRAEARHDALVLRSSGAPGQPPLEGEHPIHVPGVASAGGWRVEAQVVPMPASLDAPPFVAHLDADALGGELCVRGRRQGDRFQPLGMAQGSRKLQDYFVDAHVPRRERDAVPLLVSPRGVAWVTGHAVAHWARVTPETRRVLRVELAREAGSQATPAPPAPPPDRGPSG from the coding sequence ATGGCGACGCTGCCGCAGGCGGTGGCGCGACAGGCCGCCGCCGCCGGGCTCACGGGCGCGAGGCTCGTGGCGGCGGTGTCCGGCGGCCCCGACTCGCTTGCCCTGCTCCACGCGCTGCACTGCATCACGGACTTCCACCGGCTCTCCCTGCACGTCGCGCACGTGGACCACGGGCTGCGGCCGTCGTCCGGGCGGGACGCCGACTTCGTGCGCGAGCACGCCGAGGCGCTGGGGCTGCCGTGCACCGTCGTCGCCGTGGATGTGCCGCGCCGTCGTGACGGTTCCTTCTCCGAGGCCGCGGCCCGCGACGCCCGGTACGGCGCGCTGGCCGGCATCGCCGAGCGTGATGGCGCAGCGGCTATTGCGACGGGACATACCCTCGATGACCAGGCGGAGACGGTGCTGTTGCACGCGGTGCGCGGCGCGGGCCTCGCCGGGCTTCGCGCGATGGCCGCGCTGAGCGACGCGCCCGTCAAAGGGGCGAACGCGCGCGTCTTCCGCCCGCTGCTGGGCATCCGTCGCGGCGATACCGTTGCGTACTGCCGCGAACTGGGCCTGTCGCCCGTTTTGGACGAGTCCAACGACGACACGCGGATCCCCCGCAACCTGCTGCGTGTGGAGGTCGTGCCGCTGCTGGAGCGGCTGAACCCGCGTGCCGTCGAGGCGCTGGCCCGCATGGCCGAGAACGCGGGCGGCGCGCTCGACTTCCTCGACGCCGCGCTGGACGCCGAGTGGCCGGCGCTGGCGTCGACCGTGGACGGCGTGGTTGCGCTGGGCCGCGAGCGCCTTCGGTCGCTGCACCCCGCGCTGCAGGCACTCGCCGTGCGACGCGCGTATGAGGCAGCCGGCGGGGCAAGCGGCTCGCTGGACGCGGTGAACGTTGAGGCGGCGTTGCGGCTCGCGAGCGGCCCGGCGGGCAGGGAGGCGACGTTGCCCGGCGGCGTCCGGGCGGAGGCGCGCCATGATGCGCTCGTGTTGCGCTCATCCGGGGCACCGGGGCAGCCGCCGCTGGAGGGGGAGCACCCGATTCACGTGCCGGGCGTCGCGTCGGCGGGCGGCTGGCGCGTGGAGGCGCAGGTTGTTCCGATGCCCGCGAGCCTGGACGCACCGCCGTTCGTTGCCCATCTGGACGCGGACGCGCTCGGCGGCGAGCTGTGCGTGCGGGGGCGGCGGCAGGGCGACCGCTTTCAGCCGCTCGGCATGGCGCAGGGGAGCAGGAAGCTGCAGGACTACTTCGTAGACGCGCACGTGCCCCGGCGGGAACGGGACGCCGTGCCGCTGCTCGTGTCGCCGCGGGGTGTGGCGTGGGTCACGGGGCATGCCGTCGCGCACTGGGCGCGGGTCACGCCGGAGACGCGGCGGGTTCTTCGTGTGGAGCTCGCGAGGGAGGCCGGGTCGCAGGCTACGCCAGCGCCTCCAGCGCCGCCGCCAGATCGAGGTCCTTCCGGCTGA
- a CDS encoding 4a-hydroxytetrahydrobiopterin dehydratase — translation MADDTRLSDEAIAAGLAGLADWQRDGDAIAKTYTFGAYMDGIAFVNGAAEAAEAADHHPDMAVGYKRVTVTLTTHSSGGISRKDLDLAAALEALA, via the coding sequence ATGGCGGACGACACCAGGCTGAGCGACGAGGCAATCGCGGCGGGGCTGGCCGGGCTCGCGGACTGGCAGCGCGATGGCGACGCCATCGCCAAGACGTACACCTTCGGCGCGTACATGGACGGCATCGCCTTCGTGAACGGCGCGGCGGAGGCCGCGGAGGCCGCCGATCACCACCCGGACATGGCCGTCGGCTACAAGCGCGTCACGGTCACCCTGACAACGCACTCCTCAGGCGGCATCAGCCGGAAGGACCTCGATCTGGCGGCGGCGCTGGAGGCGCTGGCGTAG
- the dnaE gene encoding DNA polymerase III subunit alpha, protein MFTHLHVHTEYSLLDGLSRIGPMVQRCQELGMNALGITDHGVMYGAVDFYSACREAGINPILGCEVYLAPGSHTSRTAADRNPYHLTLLARDNTGYANLIQLVTRSHLDGFYYKPRVDRDLLNRYRGGIIALSGCLSGEFAELTLAGRDVDARASIDWFREVYGENFYLELQRHDGLEELDRVNASLIELNRELGIPLAATNDFHYVHREDASMQDIRICISTNTTVHDGKRLKMHGDSFYLKSPDEMLQLFPEFPEAVSNTQRIADTCDIRLNFDRIRLPQYPTPDGSEPQVYLERLCREGLERLRPGAPKRYHERLDYELSVIEHTQFATYFLVVWDIIAFSRREGILFGVRGSAAASLVLFCLGVTDVDPLEYNLVFERFLNMERKEMPDIDMDFQDDRRDQVIRYVVDKYGRDHVAQIITFGTMGPRAAIRDVGRALGLPYSDVDRVARLIPPRAGSLAEAVSLSPELDELKNADSTLDNLVTTAQRIEGTVHHVSTHAAGVVISADPLEEHIPLQRPVRDEESGTPMTQFSMDPIAKLGLLKMDFLGLANLTILRRAMDLVAANGGPELDLQSIPLDDPQTFALLSAGDTTDVFQLEGTGMRRYIRDLKPTDFRDIAAMVALYRPGPMEHIDRYIRAKHGEEEIQYPHPDVREFLEETYGVIVYQDQVLLIVQRFAGYTLGEADAFRKAMGKKVAAIMAEEKEVFLKGAQERGYTRKEAEDMFQLIEPFAGYAFNKAHAVSYALIAYWTAFFKANYPVEYMTAVLNQRLGNTDRMAATIGECHRMRIEVRPPDVNYSAVEFTIEGAHGSPQAIRFGLGAIKGVGEAAIGAVVESRGAEPFAGVEDLCRRMDMKGINKRIMESLVKAGAMDALELSRGALLAGLDRIMALANQEAERRRSGQTTMFDLFGESVDAPMPELQLPVAADAGVQEKAGWERELMGVTFSETPFIQMLAGVDPGTAIISVQDLEGEQANARVALVGQVASVRYFTTRNGSASAAAELRLMDGAVEVAAFGATYSENQDLWREGNLLQVNGRVSMRGDQQSIVCERAAPFILPTTGDQPSPTAAPWDDAPAEAEPPQPSGITVPAVRTESTYVPPTAPVPTNGRHNGNGAAENEDVAEPSGNGHAAEETEVTANGHAPQTNGGGGPDRWLQLQLQETDDPRQDELTLRDTLRLLMDFPGNDPVLLEVRTNGKTVRLEASMKAYGCQDLYDRLEGILGEGMVREHLIAQG, encoded by the coding sequence TTGTTCACCCACCTGCACGTGCACACGGAGTACAGCCTACTGGATGGGTTGAGCCGGATCGGCCCCATGGTGCAGCGGTGTCAAGAGCTCGGGATGAATGCCCTCGGCATCACGGATCACGGCGTGATGTACGGGGCTGTAGATTTCTACTCTGCCTGCCGAGAGGCTGGCATCAACCCCATCCTCGGGTGTGAAGTCTACCTGGCGCCCGGCTCCCACACATCGCGCACCGCGGCGGACCGCAATCCGTACCACCTGACGCTGCTCGCGCGCGACAACACCGGCTACGCGAACCTCATCCAGCTCGTCACGCGCTCGCACCTCGACGGCTTCTACTACAAGCCCCGCGTCGACCGCGACCTGCTCAACCGCTACCGCGGCGGCATCATCGCCCTCTCCGGCTGCCTCAGCGGCGAGTTCGCCGAGCTTACCCTCGCGGGTCGCGACGTTGACGCGCGCGCGTCCATCGACTGGTTCCGCGAGGTCTACGGCGAGAACTTCTACCTCGAGCTCCAGCGCCACGACGGCCTCGAGGAGCTCGATCGGGTCAACGCCTCCCTCATCGAGCTGAACCGCGAGTTGGGCATCCCCCTCGCGGCCACCAACGACTTTCATTATGTCCACCGCGAGGACGCGTCAATGCAGGACATCCGCATCTGCATCTCCACCAACACCACCGTGCACGACGGCAAACGGCTCAAGATGCACGGCGACTCCTTCTACCTCAAGAGCCCGGACGAGATGCTGCAGCTCTTCCCGGAGTTTCCCGAGGCCGTCTCCAATACGCAGCGCATCGCCGACACCTGCGACATCCGCCTCAACTTCGACCGCATCCGGCTGCCCCAGTACCCCACGCCAGACGGATCCGAGCCGCAGGTGTACCTGGAGCGTCTCTGCCGCGAGGGCCTCGAACGGCTCCGTCCCGGCGCGCCCAAGCGCTACCACGAGCGGCTGGACTACGAGCTCTCGGTCATCGAGCACACGCAGTTCGCCACCTACTTCCTCGTGGTCTGGGACATCATCGCCTTCTCGCGGCGGGAGGGCATCCTCTTCGGCGTGCGGGGCAGCGCGGCCGCCAGCCTCGTGCTCTTTTGCCTCGGCGTCACCGACGTCGACCCGCTGGAGTACAACCTGGTCTTCGAGCGCTTCCTGAACATGGAGCGCAAGGAGATGCCGGACATCGACATGGACTTCCAGGACGACCGGCGGGACCAGGTGATCCGCTACGTGGTCGACAAGTACGGCCGGGACCATGTTGCCCAGATCATCACCTTCGGCACCATGGGCCCCCGCGCCGCCATCCGGGACGTCGGCCGCGCCCTTGGGCTGCCTTACTCGGACGTCGACCGCGTCGCCCGGCTGATCCCGCCCCGCGCGGGCTCGCTCGCCGAGGCCGTCTCCCTCAGCCCGGAGCTGGACGAGCTGAAGAACGCTGACTCCACGCTGGACAACCTCGTGACGACGGCCCAGCGCATCGAGGGCACCGTCCACCACGTCAGCACCCACGCGGCGGGCGTCGTCATCTCGGCGGACCCGCTGGAGGAGCACATCCCGCTCCAGCGCCCGGTCAGGGACGAGGAGAGCGGCACGCCCATGACCCAGTTCTCCATGGACCCCATCGCCAAGCTGGGCCTCTTGAAGATGGACTTCCTCGGCCTCGCCAACCTGACCATCCTGCGGCGCGCCATGGACCTCGTCGCGGCCAACGGCGGCCCCGAGCTTGACCTGCAGTCCATCCCGCTGGACGACCCGCAGACCTTCGCCCTCCTCTCGGCCGGCGACACCACCGACGTGTTCCAGCTTGAGGGCACGGGAATGCGCCGCTACATCCGCGACCTGAAGCCCACCGACTTCCGGGACATCGCCGCCATGGTGGCCCTCTACCGGCCCGGCCCCATGGAGCACATCGACCGTTACATCCGCGCCAAGCACGGCGAGGAGGAGATCCAGTACCCGCACCCGGATGTGCGGGAGTTTCTGGAGGAGACCTACGGCGTCATCGTCTACCAGGACCAGGTGCTGCTCATCGTGCAGCGCTTCGCCGGGTACACGCTGGGAGAGGCCGACGCCTTCCGCAAGGCGATGGGCAAGAAGGTCGCCGCCATCATGGCGGAGGAGAAGGAGGTCTTCCTGAAGGGCGCGCAGGAGCGCGGCTACACCCGGAAGGAAGCCGAGGACATGTTCCAGCTCATCGAGCCCTTCGCCGGGTACGCCTTCAACAAGGCCCACGCCGTCAGCTACGCCCTCATCGCCTACTGGACGGCCTTCTTCAAGGCAAACTACCCCGTCGAGTACATGACGGCCGTGCTCAACCAGCGCCTCGGCAACACCGACCGCATGGCGGCGACCATCGGCGAGTGCCACCGCATGCGCATCGAGGTCCGCCCACCCGACGTCAACTACAGCGCCGTCGAATTCACCATCGAGGGTGCGCACGGCAGCCCGCAGGCCATCCGCTTCGGCCTCGGCGCCATCAAGGGCGTCGGCGAGGCCGCCATCGGCGCCGTCGTCGAGTCGCGCGGCGCCGAGCCCTTCGCGGGTGTCGAGGACCTTTGCCGCCGTATGGACATGAAGGGCATCAACAAGCGGATCATGGAGAGCTTGGTCAAAGCGGGTGCCATGGACGCCCTCGAGCTGAGCCGCGGCGCGCTCCTTGCCGGCCTCGACCGGATCATGGCGCTGGCTAACCAGGAGGCCGAGCGCCGCCGCAGCGGCCAGACTACCATGTTCGACCTCTTCGGCGAGTCCGTGGACGCCCCGATGCCGGAGCTGCAGCTCCCCGTCGCCGCCGACGCCGGCGTGCAGGAGAAGGCCGGGTGGGAGCGCGAGCTCATGGGCGTGACCTTCTCCGAGACCCCTTTCATCCAGATGCTCGCGGGCGTCGACCCCGGTACCGCCATCATTTCCGTCCAGGACCTTGAGGGCGAGCAGGCAAACGCCCGCGTGGCCCTCGTGGGGCAGGTGGCCTCCGTTCGCTACTTCACCACCCGGAACGGCTCGGCCTCCGCCGCCGCCGAGCTGCGGCTGATGGACGGCGCAGTCGAGGTGGCAGCATTCGGCGCGACGTACTCGGAGAACCAGGACCTTTGGCGGGAGGGCAACCTCCTCCAGGTCAACGGCCGCGTCAGCATGCGCGGCGACCAGCAGTCCATCGTGTGCGAACGCGCCGCGCCCTTCATCCTCCCCACCACCGGCGATCAACCGTCGCCCACAGCCGCGCCGTGGGACGATGCGCCAGCCGAGGCCGAGCCACCGCAGCCCTCGGGGATCACCGTGCCCGCGGTGCGGACGGAAAGCACGTACGTGCCGCCAACCGCCCCTGTGCCAACCAACGGCCGCCACAATGGAAACGGCGCGGCAGAGAATGAGGATGTTGCGGAGCCGTCCGGGAACGGGCACGCGGCAGAGGAGACCGAGGTCACGGCAAACGGCCATGCGCCGCAAACCAACGGGGGCGGCGGCCCGGACCGATGGCTGCAGCTCCAGCTTCAGGAGACGGACGACCCCCGGCAGGACGAGCTCACGCTTCGGGACACGTTGCGGCTGCTGATGGACTTCCCCGGCAACGACCCCGTCCTGCTGGAAGTGCGCACCAACGGCAAGACCGTCCGGTTGGAGGCATCTATGAAGGCCTACGGCTGCCAGGACCTCTACGACCGGCTGGAGGGCATCCTCGGCGAGGGCATGGTGCGCGAGCACCTCATCGCTCAGGGCTAA